The following proteins come from a genomic window of Pseudomonas cichorii:
- a CDS encoding AzlD domain-containing protein, producing MPEQTFLILAVAAMVAVTLLPRTLPLQVNTEHWPDFIAKALEYLPVAIVAAITVTPLLIKNQQLQLDRPEFLAAIPTLLCAYLSRNLFLSVALGVAAYIAISAVL from the coding sequence ATGCCTGAACAAACGTTCCTGATTCTGGCGGTGGCGGCGATGGTCGCTGTCACGCTGCTGCCACGCACACTGCCGTTGCAGGTCAATACCGAGCACTGGCCGGACTTTATCGCCAAGGCGCTGGAGTACCTGCCTGTGGCAATCGTTGCCGCCATTACCGTAACGCCGCTGCTGATCAAGAACCAGCAACTGCAACTGGATCGTCCCGAGTTTCTTGCCGCGATCCCGACGCTGTTATGCGCATACCTGAGCAGGAATCTGTTTCTCAGTGTGGCGCTGGGTGTGGCGGCCTACATTGCTATCAGCGCTGTCCTGTAA
- a CDS encoding LysR family transcriptional regulator translates to MDIRTLKNLMQVAQCGSLTAASEICCLSVQALAAQLNKVEAQFGFKLFKRSNKGLTLTSAGQELEPYMEQVLEASRQLDNKVAALNVSSSQILRVALNSTLSSEVNRCIVARMIEAFDDCQLEFSYAESVENLSKLNHESFDMAVLIGPQSIRPSVLLPFVQVQVVGVHCGPKDTPLSSLNEKLQVRPSSSCPYSDSFQRFIAGGTPKKGKPPSIVYSGSETLTLSLIRQLDGIGLVSRSVAEHSGLTIVPGFEDSLEVHLVVNNSSLSCQALNYVVHTALQDSADSNVGRHTQRHTEKQIPAQVCA, encoded by the coding sequence ATGGACATTCGCACTCTGAAAAATCTCATGCAAGTCGCCCAGTGCGGCTCCCTGACCGCCGCGTCCGAAATCTGCTGCCTCAGTGTCCAGGCACTGGCCGCGCAGTTGAACAAGGTCGAAGCGCAGTTTGGCTTCAAGCTTTTCAAGCGCTCCAACAAGGGCCTGACCCTGACCAGTGCGGGTCAGGAACTTGAACCCTACATGGAACAGGTGCTGGAGGCTTCCCGGCAACTGGACAACAAGGTTGCCGCGCTCAATGTGTCGTCCTCGCAGATCCTGCGGGTTGCGCTCAACAGCACCTTGTCGAGCGAGGTCAACCGCTGCATCGTGGCGCGCATGATCGAGGCCTTCGACGATTGCCAGCTGGAATTCAGCTACGCCGAGTCGGTGGAGAACCTGAGCAAGCTCAATCACGAGAGCTTCGACATGGCCGTGCTGATCGGGCCGCAATCCATCAGACCCAGCGTTCTGCTGCCCTTCGTGCAAGTCCAGGTGGTGGGCGTGCATTGCGGGCCGAAAGATACGCCGCTGTCTTCGCTCAACGAAAAGCTCCAGGTTCGCCCCAGCAGCAGTTGCCCGTACTCCGACAGCTTCCAGCGCTTCATTGCCGGTGGCACGCCCAAGAAAGGCAAGCCGCCCAGCATTGTGTACTCGGGCAGCGAAACGCTGACGCTCTCCCTGATCAGGCAGCTGGACGGCATTGGCCTGGTTTCCAGGAGCGTTGCCGAACACAGCGGCCTGACCATCGTGCCCGGCTTTGAAGACTCGCTGGAAGTGCATCTGGTGGTGAACAATTCGAGCCTGTCATGCCAGGCCCTGAATTACGTGGTCCACACAGCATTACAGGACAGCGCTGATAGCAATGTAGGCCGCCACACCCAGCGCCACACTGAGAAACAGATTCCTGCTCAGGTATGCGCATAA
- a CDS encoding DOPA 4,5-dioxygenase family protein, with translation MQDVQGYHAHIYFDARTIGQARALCEAATAKFDVQMGRVHERLVGPHPDWSCQLGFGHSQFADVMLWLALNRNDLVVFVHPLTGDELKDHTEHAIWMGEIRPLDVSIFKT, from the coding sequence ATGCAGGATGTCCAGGGCTATCACGCCCACATTTATTTCGATGCCCGGACCATCGGGCAGGCGCGGGCCTTGTGCGAAGCCGCCACGGCGAAGTTTGATGTGCAGATGGGGAGGGTTCACGAGCGACTGGTAGGCCCGCATCCGGACTGGAGCTGCCAACTGGGGTTCGGGCACTCGCAGTTTGCCGATGTAATGTTGTGGCTGGCGCTCAATCGAAACGATCTGGTGGTCTTTGTACACCCGCTCACGGGCGATGAGTTGAAGGATCACACCGAACACGCCATCTGGATGGGAGAAATCCGACCTCTTGATGTCTCCATATTCAAGACCTGA
- a CDS encoding choline sulfate utilization transcriptional regulator, with amino-acid sequence MFETLGDMSLDLLRAFEAAARLRSFTAAAMELGTTQPAISQQIKRLEEQLATRLFDRVYRGIELTEAGEILFSHVQSGLQTMDSGLVAITEQHQNEVLQVATDFAFAAYWLMPRLHRFHKHHPDVDVSLVTSERSHSMLSADIDVAVLFGDGRFKQGESRWLFSEEVFPVCSPKLLAARTTPLPNEALREFALLHLRSEGNNNWFDWAGVFRALNIPQAPAPGQLRFDNYTLLIQAAIAGQGVAIGWRHLVDDLLDQGLLCRPIAATAISACGYYVVLPQRKRRLQVVQQFVDWLASEQALSGDSLTGKPLPSIAV; translated from the coding sequence ATGTTTGAAACCCTCGGTGACATGTCGCTGGATCTGTTGCGGGCCTTTGAGGCAGCCGCTCGTCTGCGCAGTTTCACAGCAGCGGCCATGGAACTGGGCACGACACAACCTGCGATCAGCCAGCAGATAAAGCGCCTGGAAGAACAATTGGCGACCCGTCTGTTCGACCGGGTCTATAGGGGGATCGAGCTGACCGAGGCCGGAGAAATCCTGTTCAGCCATGTGCAGAGCGGGTTGCAGACCATGGACAGCGGCCTGGTTGCCATTACCGAGCAACATCAGAACGAGGTGCTGCAGGTCGCGACTGACTTTGCATTTGCGGCCTATTGGCTGATGCCGCGTCTGCATCGTTTTCACAAGCACCACCCGGATGTGGACGTCAGTCTGGTGACCAGCGAACGTAGCCACAGCATGCTCAGCGCGGATATCGATGTGGCGGTGCTGTTCGGGGACGGGCGTTTCAAGCAGGGTGAAAGCCGCTGGCTGTTCAGCGAAGAGGTGTTTCCGGTGTGCAGCCCGAAACTGCTTGCCGCTCGGACAACCCCTTTGCCCAATGAAGCTCTGCGCGAGTTTGCGCTGCTGCATTTACGCAGTGAAGGCAACAATAACTGGTTCGACTGGGCTGGCGTGTTTCGGGCACTCAATATTCCCCAGGCACCGGCGCCTGGCCAACTGCGCTTCGACAATTACACACTGCTGATCCAGGCCGCCATCGCCGGGCAGGGCGTTGCCATTGGCTGGCGACATCTGGTGGATGATCTGCTGGATCAGGGCCTGTTGTGCCGCCCCATCGCGGCCACGGCAATTTCTGCCTGCGGCTATTACGTGGTCTTGCCCCAGCGCAAGCGGCGGCTGCAGGTCGTGCAGCAGTTTGTCGACTGGCTGGCCAGTGAACAGGCACTTAGTGGAGACTCATTAACTGGCAAACCGCTACCATCGATTGCGGTTTGA